A window of Metabacillus sp. B2-18 contains these coding sequences:
- a CDS encoding class I SAM-dependent methyltransferase translates to MDIKKDVQKQFGRSADEYVKSSGHRKGEDLKKLVEIARVTGHEHVLDVATGGGHTANAFAPLVNKVTAVDLTPEMLTAAEKFIKGNGHANVAFVEGDAEKLPFPNDMFDIVTCRIAPHHFPNVQQFVNEVHRVLKANSQFLLDDNVAPEVNEYDQFYNRIEKIRDYSHFRAWKKTEWINMLEHAGFEIQELYRFEKRFEFNSWCDRMKMSQSDKEALNEYIVNSNQEVKNKFRITIQQNKVESFLGEAVLLKAIKS, encoded by the coding sequence ATGGATATTAAAAAAGATGTTCAAAAGCAATTCGGGCGCAGTGCTGATGAGTATGTTAAGAGTAGCGGTCATCGCAAGGGTGAGGATCTAAAAAAATTAGTGGAAATAGCTCGTGTGACAGGACATGAGCATGTTCTTGATGTTGCAACAGGAGGAGGTCATACGGCAAACGCTTTTGCACCTCTTGTTAACAAAGTAACAGCTGTTGACTTAACACCAGAAATGCTAACTGCTGCTGAAAAGTTTATTAAAGGAAATGGCCATGCAAATGTAGCATTTGTTGAAGGAGATGCAGAAAAACTACCTTTTCCAAACGATATGTTCGACATTGTTACTTGTCGTATTGCTCCACACCACTTTCCCAACGTCCAACAATTTGTTAATGAAGTTCACCGGGTATTAAAAGCTAACAGTCAGTTCCTGCTTGATGATAATGTCGCACCTGAAGTGAATGAATATGATCAATTTTATAATAGAATTGAAAAAATAAGAGATTATAGTCATTTTCGCGCGTGGAAGAAAACAGAGTGGATAAACATGCTGGAGCATGCAGGATTTGAAATACAAGAATTATACCGATTTGAAAAAAGGTTTGAATTTAACAGTTGGTGTGATCGAATGAAAATGTCACAGAGCGATAAAGAAGCATTAAACGAATATATTGTTAATAGCAATCAAGAGGTGAAAAATAAATTTCGTATAACCATTCAACAAAATAAAGTTGAATCGTTTCTTGGAGAAGCTGTACTATTAAAAGCAATAAAATCATAG